One window of Deltaproteobacteria bacterium genomic DNA carries:
- a CDS encoding ABC transporter substrate-binding protein, translated as MLDGKLRIAPTCYHMLHQVPVRAAHEMNFFYDEGLKTADGGLSYELLTDSMVPFGLEKLGISQAMKEKSVDIALDVQSRTVFYQRARGADLYIIAGWRNQHTNVWVGPPHIKSLQDLKGKRVGISDFNSIRHWAIQIQLKKAGLDLEKDVEWVRIGVNSQLHKDAIRSGRVECAPVPPWYAEDLLAEGCNALVSPADQYPDGRPERIVAATGRILEEKPDMVKAFLRGLVRSYWFVRDMPKNYEYITNLEKRIRLTSPDPEERIIHKARSVRDLEAMPFPLDGRATGFEDMLKEEERLGELNYNVPKISEVVAQDLVDEAFKELRGRKELDDEFQRLKKAEARWGY; from the coding sequence ATGCTCGATGGAAAACTCCGAATCGCGCCGACCTGTTATCACATGCTGCACCAGGTACCGGTGCGGGCGGCCCATGAGATGAACTTTTTTTACGACGAGGGCCTCAAGACCGCCGACGGCGGCCTGTCCTATGAGCTGCTCACCGACTCGATGGTGCCCTTTGGTTTAGAAAAGCTCGGCATCTCGCAAGCCATGAAAGAAAAATCGGTGGACATTGCACTGGACGTGCAGTCGCGCACGGTTTTTTATCAGCGCGCGCGGGGCGCCGATCTTTACATTATCGCCGGTTGGCGCAACCAGCACACCAACGTTTGGGTCGGGCCGCCGCATATCAAGTCGCTGCAAGACTTGAAAGGAAAACGTGTCGGCATCAGCGATTTTAACAGCATTCGCCATTGGGCAATCCAGATTCAACTCAAGAAGGCCGGCCTCGATCTCGAAAAAGACGTCGAATGGGTGCGCATCGGCGTCAATTCGCAGCTGCACAAAGACGCGATACGCTCAGGCCGCGTCGAGTGCGCGCCGGTGCCGCCCTGGTATGCCGAAGATTTGCTTGCGGAAGGCTGCAATGCGCTGGTTTCGCCGGCCGATCAATATCCCGACGGCCGCCCCGAGCGGATTGTTGCTGCCACGGGGCGCATCCTGGAAGAAAAGCCCGACATGGTGAAAGCTTTTCTGCGCGGGTTGGTGCGCTCCTATTGGTTTGTCCGCGATATGCCGAAGAACTACGAGTACATCACCAACTTGGAAAAGCGCATTCGCCTCACCAGCCCCGACCCGGAAGAACGCATCATTCACAAAGCGCGCTCCGTGCGTGATCTCGAAGCGATGCCCTTTCCGCTCGATGGCCGGGCCACCGGTTTCGAAGACATGCTCAAAGAAGAAGAGCGTCTGGGTGAGTTGAACTACAACGTGCCAAAGATCTCGGAAGTGGTGGCCCAGGATCTGGTTGACGAAGCGTTCAAAGAGCTGCGCGGACGCAAGGAGTTAGATGATGAGTTTCAGCGCTTGAAGAAAGCCGAAGCGCGCTGGGGATATTAG
- a CDS encoding extracellular solute-binding protein, with the protein MRRDRLAGLSGKAAALSASVAQDDELVLSLSQRVRVGEEDSSAKNAKDAKFGEETFTAKGTKVGEGDGPQKTRNARKKVVGFWLFLQRTKERSLMLNSYFRRVTILAVLLFSLGWDGLVGAQTSDPKIIEAAKKEGGEIEAYVTLRTDTAQQIWKMFEAKYPFLKVKQYKADSDKMMQRLATEYRAKKYLVDVLNFGGAFHTQVLIEQGVAGPYLSPEAKNFAPAFKDPKGMWTTLYYNPMTIVYNTKMLAPNERPKEWQDLLHPRYKGKMAIEHEQVTWLAGILKRFGQEKGRQYLQALSKQDFRLESSGRGNALLAAGEFSVYIGRGHVAEMFKKKGAPVDWIKNPDPLVVQPATVQLAKQAPHPNSAKLLIDYMLSEPVAELLAKEQRLPGRSNVATLDPALKEINAEKVLPLPMEELQVSYKKHLDDFRNYFGK; encoded by the coding sequence ATGCGGCGAGATCGATTGGCCGGTTTATCTGGAAAAGCTGCAGCACTATCAGCAAGCGTGGCGCAAGACGATGAACTTGTATTGAGTCTGTCGCAGCGCGTCCGAGTCGGAGAAGAAGATTCAAGCGCAAAGAACGCAAAGGACGCAAAATTCGGAGAAGAAACTTTCACCGCGAAGGGCACGAAGGTCGGAGAAGGGGATGGACCACAAAAAACACGAAATGCACGAAAAAAAGTTGTCGGTTTTTGGTTATTCTTACAACGCACGAAGGAGAGGTCTCTGATGTTAAATAGTTATTTCCGGCGCGTGACTATTCTAGCTGTATTGTTATTCTCACTGGGATGGGACGGCCTCGTCGGCGCGCAAACCAGCGATCCGAAAATTATCGAGGCCGCCAAAAAAGAGGGCGGCGAGATCGAAGCCTACGTCACCCTGCGCACCGACACGGCGCAGCAGATTTGGAAGATGTTCGAGGCGAAGTATCCGTTTCTGAAGGTCAAGCAGTACAAGGCCGACAGCGACAAGATGATGCAGCGGCTGGCGACCGAATACCGCGCCAAGAAATATCTGGTGGACGTGCTTAACTTTGGCGGTGCGTTTCACACGCAGGTGCTGATTGAACAGGGGGTTGCCGGTCCGTATCTCTCCCCGGAAGCGAAGAATTTTGCGCCCGCGTTTAAAGACCCGAAAGGCATGTGGACGACGCTCTATTACAATCCGATGACCATCGTCTATAACACCAAGATGCTGGCGCCCAACGAGCGGCCCAAGGAATGGCAGGATTTGCTGCACCCGCGCTACAAGGGAAAGATGGCAATCGAACACGAGCAAGTTACCTGGCTGGCGGGTATCTTGAAGCGCTTCGGTCAAGAGAAGGGCAGGCAATACTTGCAAGCTCTATCGAAACAAGACTTTCGCCTGGAGTCTTCCGGGCGCGGCAACGCGCTCTTGGCGGCCGGCGAGTTTTCCGTCTACATTGGCCGGGGCCACGTTGCCGAGATGTTCAAGAAAAAGGGCGCGCCGGTGGACTGGATTAAAAATCCCGATCCGCTCGTTGTGCAGCCGGCCACTGTGCAGCTGGCCAAGCAAGCGCCGCATCCCAATTCGGCCAAGCTGTTGATCGATTACATGTTGTCTGAACCAGTGGCGGAGCTCTTGGCCAAGGAACAGCGCTTGCCCGGGCGGAGCAACGTGGCGACGCTCGACCCGGCGCTCAAAGAAATCAACGCCGAGAAGGTCCTGCCGCTGCCGATGGAGGAGCTGCAGGTGAGCTATAAGAAACATCTCGACGATTTTCGCAACTATTTCGGCAAGTAA
- a CDS encoding enoyl-CoA hydratase/isomerase family protein: MPIFKNLLYEKRDNGVLITLNRPGVLNAMNDALRDELDAALAAARVDPEIRAVVLTGAAGVFSAGEDISEITKRDIAWPYGIPENTALADEYDRRRDAARRDQIVRQLYRWEFPKPIIAAVSGYCLGAASWLALTCHMVIAADDALFGQPQVRHGAGTDFMWVHLAGFKNALRYALTGDSVDAQEALRIRLVHKVVAKDKLLEETFAIVKRIALVPPETVKINLQKATLGLEMMGLMKAWNLNAELTAMAELSNEEEFGRRLEEAKKQGGLKAFFTARDAPFKNNG; this comes from the coding sequence ATGCCCATTTTTAAGAATTTGCTCTACGAAAAGCGCGACAACGGCGTGCTCATTACGCTCAATCGGCCGGGTGTGCTCAACGCGATGAATGACGCTTTGCGCGATGAGTTGGATGCGGCGTTGGCAGCGGCACGGGTGGATCCGGAGATTCGCGCGGTGGTTTTGACCGGTGCGGCCGGAGTGTTTTCTGCCGGTGAGGATATCAGTGAGATTACCAAGCGTGACATTGCTTGGCCCTATGGGATTCCGGAGAACACGGCGCTGGCGGACGAGTACGATCGCCGGCGCGATGCGGCGCGGCGCGATCAGATCGTGCGCCAGCTTTATCGCTGGGAGTTTCCCAAGCCAATCATCGCCGCGGTGAGCGGCTATTGTCTCGGCGCCGCATCTTGGCTCGCTTTGACTTGCCACATGGTAATCGCGGCCGACGATGCGCTGTTTGGCCAGCCGCAAGTGCGCCATGGAGCGGGCACCGATTTCATGTGGGTGCATCTGGCTGGATTCAAGAATGCGCTGCGCTATGCGCTGACCGGCGACTCAGTCGACGCTCAAGAGGCGCTGCGCATTCGGTTGGTGCATAAGGTCGTGGCCAAAGATAAGCTGCTGGAGGAAACTTTCGCCATCGTCAAACGTATCGCGCTGGTGCCGCCGGAAACGGTCAAGATCAACTTGCAAAAAGCGACGCTCGGTTTGGAGATGATGGGTTTGATGAAGGCGTGGAATCTCAACGCCGAGCTGACTGCGATGGCCGAGTTGTCCAATGAAGAAGAGTTTGGCCGGCGCTTGGAAGAGGCCAAGAAGCAGGGCGGACTAAAAGCATTTTTCACGGCGCGCGATGCGCCGTTCAAAAATAATGGATAA
- a CDS encoding enoyl-CoA hydratase/isomerase family protein: MAEYKQILYEKQRKGVLITFNRPEAMNAFSRPLIAELSNALDNAVADPEIRAVVLTGAGRGFSAGMDQGGGAAHRRDTVWPYGMREGENAGQFIDAYRGHQEIFLKIWELTKPVVGAVNGWAMGVGSWTALFTHITYASEDAVFAQPEVRHGSNTGFMWTHLAGFNNALRYSLTGDHIDAQEALRIGLVNKVVARDQLLDECFSLVERIALVPPETVKINLGISINGLQMMGLRDALMLDQQLSAPAHTLLREDWRRPLDEKRNNEGTKAYLQMRDGPFQPEPFGPRSKKRQ, from the coding sequence ATGGCCGAGTACAAGCAGATTCTTTACGAGAAGCAGCGCAAGGGCGTGTTGATCACCTTCAATCGGCCCGAGGCGATGAATGCCTTTAGCCGGCCGTTGATCGCTGAGCTGAGCAATGCGCTGGATAACGCCGTAGCCGATCCGGAAATCCGCGCGGTGGTTTTGACTGGGGCGGGGCGCGGTTTTTCCGCGGGCATGGATCAGGGCGGCGGCGCGGCGCATCGGCGCGATACGGTTTGGCCCTACGGCATGCGCGAAGGGGAGAACGCCGGGCAATTCATCGATGCGTACCGCGGCCATCAGGAAATCTTCTTAAAAATTTGGGAGCTGACCAAGCCGGTGGTCGGCGCGGTCAATGGCTGGGCCATGGGTGTTGGCTCGTGGACGGCGTTGTTTACCCATATCACCTACGCTTCGGAAGATGCCGTGTTCGCCCAGCCGGAAGTGCGGCATGGATCGAATACCGGCTTCATGTGGACCCATCTCGCTGGTTTCAATAATGCGTTGCGCTACTCGCTTACCGGCGATCATATCGATGCGCAGGAAGCCCTGCGGATCGGGCTCGTCAACAAAGTCGTCGCACGCGACCAACTGCTCGATGAATGTTTCTCCCTGGTGGAGCGCATCGCGCTCGTGCCGCCGGAGACGGTGAAGATCAATCTCGGCATCTCAATCAACGGTCTGCAAATGATGGGCTTGCGCGACGCACTCATGCTCGACCAGCAACTGTCAGCGCCGGCGCATACTCTGCTGCGCGAGGATTGGCGCCGGCCGTTGGATGAAAAGCGCAACAACGAAGGGACCAAGGCCTATTTACAGATGCGCGACGGGCCGTTTCAGCCGGAGCCGTTTGGGCCGCGCTCTAAAAAAAGGCAATAG
- a CDS encoding CoA transferase codes for MANPSGPLVGYRVLDLGGPLSLHCTKLLADMGADVIKVESPKGDESRRVPPFKDDVPHPETSLYHLHFNTNKRSITLDIEKPDGRAILLELCSKADVVIETFRPSRAKELRLTYADLSAGNPKLIVASITPFGQNGPWKEYKANDMAGIALGNLLYLAGEPGEPPLQPPGEIAYGMASTYGAFGIAVALYHRLDSGKGQHIDVSMHECGGHIAGYFIPNYGYTGDKPARASRKGEETDLYDPYKTKNGYARIFIIPIEQWRRLVEWMGKPPSISGPEFEKMAFRRKHPDIVVGAIAEFCAKHTKEELYEEGQKRRIAVTPINTAGEFVEMEQTKARGLFEEVKHPLIGTYKQFGPVPRLMDSPGGIFRPAPLLGEHNAEIHRGELGLNGDDLAALRASGVI; via the coding sequence ATGGCCAATCCATCCGGACCGCTAGTCGGTTATCGCGTGCTCGATCTCGGCGGGCCGCTGAGTTTACACTGCACAAAACTTTTGGCGGACATGGGCGCGGACGTGATCAAAGTCGAGTCGCCCAAGGGCGACGAGTCGCGGCGGGTGCCGCCGTTTAAAGACGACGTGCCGCACCCGGAGACGAGCCTCTATCATCTGCATTTCAACACCAACAAGCGCAGCATCACGCTCGATATCGAAAAGCCTGACGGCCGGGCGATTTTGCTTGAGTTGTGCAGCAAAGCCGATGTCGTCATCGAGACTTTCCGGCCATCGCGCGCCAAAGAACTGCGCTTAACCTACGCCGACTTGAGCGCCGGCAACCCGAAACTGATCGTCGCTTCGATTACACCGTTTGGCCAGAACGGCCCGTGGAAGGAGTACAAGGCCAATGACATGGCCGGCATCGCACTGGGCAATTTGCTCTATCTGGCCGGCGAGCCGGGCGAGCCGCCGCTGCAGCCACCGGGTGAGATCGCCTACGGCATGGCGTCGACCTACGGCGCCTTCGGCATCGCCGTCGCCCTCTACCACCGACTGGACAGCGGCAAAGGACAACACATCGATGTCTCCATGCACGAATGCGGCGGCCACATCGCCGGCTACTTCATTCCCAACTATGGCTACACCGGCGACAAGCCCGCGCGCGCTTCGCGCAAGGGCGAAGAGACCGATCTCTACGATCCATACAAAACCAAGAACGGCTACGCGCGCATTTTTATCATTCCCATCGAACAGTGGCGCCGCTTGGTCGAATGGATGGGCAAGCCGCCGTCGATCTCAGGTCCCGAGTTCGAAAAGATGGCTTTCCGGCGCAAGCACCCGGACATCGTCGTCGGCGCCATCGCCGAATTCTGCGCCAAGCATACAAAAGAAGAACTTTACGAAGAAGGCCAGAAACGCCGCATCGCAGTCACGCCTATCAACACCGCCGGCGAGTTTGTCGAAATGGAACAAACCAAAGCGCGCGGCCTGTTCGAAGAAGTAAAGCACCCATTGATCGGCACATATAAACAATTCGGCCCGGTGCCGCGCCTGATGGACAGCCCCGGCGGCATCTTCCGCCCCGCGCCGCTGCTCGGCGAGCACAACGCCGAGATTCATCGCGGCGAGCTGGGCTTGAACGGTGACGATCTCGCCGCGCTACGGGCTTCCGGAGTGATCTGA
- a CDS encoding CoA transferase — protein MSQLPLEGIRVIELTTGAAGPTVARVLCEFGAEVIRCETRLRGDGHRGEDPKLWNKKPDFMKLQRGKKSFTVNMQTAKGRELVRELCKKSDVLVENFGLGILEKWGLHWPDLQKINPKMILIRVKGMGCTGPHAADLTYGPNVGNTMATTYLWNYPGADTATAEPRTQHPDFMGGVTGAFGVVLALMQRKKTGMGQWIDSAQQEIGASLLGPKYLEYTLNKREPKPEGNRSAIAAPYGPYQCKGNDRWCVLAVYNDEEWERFASLVEKSGTKRDPKFATHFQRVRNKEALDKWVTAWTVQHDPYEIMELVQSVDVCAAVVQDVEDQFKNDKQYAATGFLVNLTEPEAGPVVTENVPMRMSLTPGKVRGLAPLMGEHTQEIAKNLLGLSEDEIKKLDEEKVLY, from the coding sequence ATGTCACAACTACCCCTAGAAGGCATCCGCGTTATTGAACTAACCACCGGCGCGGCCGGGCCTACGGTGGCGCGGGTTTTGTGTGAGTTTGGCGCGGAGGTGATTCGCTGCGAGACCCGGCTGCGCGGCGACGGGCATCGCGGCGAAGATCCGAAGCTGTGGAACAAGAAGCCCGACTTTATGAAGCTGCAGCGTGGCAAAAAATCTTTCACGGTCAACATGCAGACCGCCAAGGGCCGCGAGCTGGTCAGAGAGCTGTGCAAAAAGTCCGACGTGCTGGTGGAAAATTTTGGCCTTGGCATATTGGAAAAATGGGGACTGCACTGGCCCGATCTGCAAAAGATCAATCCGAAGATGATTTTGATTCGCGTCAAGGGCATGGGTTGCACCGGGCCGCACGCTGCCGATCTCACCTATGGCCCTAACGTCGGCAACACGATGGCGACGACTTACTTGTGGAACTATCCTGGCGCCGACACAGCCACCGCGGAGCCGCGCACCCAGCATCCCGACTTCATGGGCGGAGTGACCGGCGCCTTCGGCGTTGTCCTCGCATTAATGCAACGCAAGAAGACCGGCATGGGGCAATGGATCGACAGCGCTCAGCAGGAAATCGGCGCATCGTTGCTCGGCCCAAAGTATTTAGAATACACGCTCAACAAGCGCGAGCCCAAACCCGAGGGCAACCGCAGCGCCATCGCCGCGCCTTATGGGCCCTACCAATGCAAAGGCAACGATCGCTGGTGTGTGCTGGCGGTCTATAATGACGAGGAGTGGGAACGCTTCGCCAGTCTAGTGGAAAAATCCGGCACCAAGCGAGATCCGAAGTTCGCCACCCACTTTCAGCGCGTGCGCAACAAAGAAGCGCTCGACAAATGGGTGACCGCGTGGACCGTGCAGCACGACCCCTATGAAATCATGGAATTGGTCCAAAGCGTCGATGTCTGCGCGGCTGTGGTGCAAGACGTTGAGGACCAGTTCAAAAACGACAAGCAATACGCCGCGACGGGCTTTCTGGTAAACCTGACCGAGCCCGAAGCCGGCCCGGTGGTCACCGAAAACGTGCCGATGCGCATGTCGCTTACACCGGGCAAAGTGCGCGGCCTGGCGCCGCTCATGGGCGAACACACCCAAGAGATTGCGAAAAACTTGCTGGGCTTGAGCGAGGACGAGATCAAAAAGTTGGACGAGGAGAAAGTGCTCTATTAA
- a CDS encoding enoyl-CoA hydratase/isomerase family protein, which translates to MAEPGPLCVFEKRDPHIAIIRLNRPEKKNSISRDLYWALDECWQKAKNDDDVWSIILTGTADSFCSGGDLKENLAFARGEMKGPRSGPRGYSDIRSLKMHKPVIGAINGYAVGGGFSLSLACHIRYCVPQSKFGCSEVRWSHLAAWPHYLCQLPTGWGYWFALTGQMIDAETAFRLGLVQKICEPDKLIDECVALATTINNNGRLIAQHTMEFVEDKLFYEIQGWEKAFQIHREFYAHLRDSKAYDEGSAAFAQRRKPQFDQEYYDEKTRPAGVAPAAKK; encoded by the coding sequence ATGGCAGAACCAGGACCCCTTTGTGTTTTCGAGAAGCGCGATCCCCATATCGCGATCATTCGGCTCAACCGGCCGGAGAAGAAAAATTCCATCAGCCGCGACCTTTATTGGGCGCTCGATGAGTGTTGGCAAAAGGCCAAGAACGACGACGATGTTTGGAGTATCATTTTGACCGGCACCGCCGACTCGTTCTGCTCCGGCGGCGATTTGAAAGAAAACCTGGCCTTCGCCCGCGGCGAAATGAAAGGGCCGCGTTCGGGGCCACGGGGCTACTCCGATATCCGCAGCTTGAAAATGCACAAGCCGGTGATCGGCGCGATCAACGGCTACGCCGTCGGCGGTGGGTTCAGCCTGTCTTTGGCTTGCCACATCCGCTATTGCGTGCCGCAGTCCAAGTTCGGCTGCTCGGAAGTGCGCTGGTCGCATTTAGCCGCCTGGCCCCACTACCTCTGCCAACTCCCCACCGGCTGGGGCTACTGGTTCGCCCTCACCGGCCAGATGATCGACGCTGAAACCGCTTTTCGTCTCGGGTTAGTGCAGAAGATTTGCGAGCCCGACAAATTAATCGACGAGTGCGTCGCCTTGGCCACGACGATCAACAACAACGGCCGCTTGATCGCCCAACACACGATGGAATTCGTCGAAGACAAGTTATTCTACGAGATCCAGGGCTGGGAAAAAGCCTTCCAGATCCACCGCGAGTTCTACGCCCACCTGCGCGACAGCAAAGCCTACGACGAAGGCTCCGCCGCGTTCGCGCAACGGCGTAAACCGCAATTCGACCAAGAATATTACGACGAGAAGACCCGGCCCGCGGGCGTAGCACCGGCGGCGAAGAAATAA
- a CDS encoding UbiD family decarboxylase: MEYQDLRDWIQIAEEMGELKTLKGCDWNLEIGAITEIVAHKEDGPAVLFEDIKGYPKGYRVLSNSLSSRKRLALTLGLPAGDTKMDFVKIWKDHYKKIKPLPAKFVKKSPLFDNVYKEGDIDMFKFPTPKWHDKDGGRYIGTGSVDITRDPDEGWVNYGTYRVMIHDKNKVGFYISPGKHGRIQREKYQASGQPFKMAMSFGHDPLTFLAGSIEVPYGIPEYEFIGGMRNEPFEMVEGPYSGLPIPANAEIVIEGDVHFDHPTTEGPFGEWTGYYASAERAEPWVEVKALYHRNDPIILGSPPGRPPAELGWYRSYMRSALIWDEMEKAGVPDVKGVWLTVSGGSRLMMIVSIKQRYPGHAKQAAVIASQCHAGAYLGRFVVVVDDDIDPSNTDDVIWAMSSRCEPEADIDILRRCWSGPLDPVIHPTKKGFNSRAIIDATRPYEWMKDFPPVAESSREVLDATAKKWGAELFGNGKK; this comes from the coding sequence ATGGAATATCAGGATCTCAGAGACTGGATCCAGATCGCCGAAGAAATGGGGGAGTTAAAAACCCTCAAAGGCTGCGACTGGAATCTGGAAATCGGCGCGATCACCGAAATCGTCGCGCACAAAGAAGACGGCCCGGCGGTTTTGTTTGAAGATATCAAAGGCTATCCCAAGGGCTACCGCGTGCTGTCCAATTCGTTGTCTTCGCGTAAACGCCTCGCTCTCACTTTGGGCTTGCCGGCCGGCGACACCAAAATGGATTTCGTCAAAATCTGGAAGGACCACTACAAAAAGATCAAACCGCTGCCGGCCAAGTTCGTCAAGAAAAGCCCGCTCTTCGATAACGTCTACAAAGAAGGCGATATCGACATGTTCAAGTTCCCGACGCCTAAGTGGCACGACAAAGACGGCGGCCGCTACATCGGCACCGGCAGCGTCGACATCACCCGCGACCCGGATGAAGGCTGGGTCAACTACGGCACCTACCGCGTCATGATCCATGACAAGAACAAAGTCGGTTTCTACATTTCGCCCGGCAAGCATGGCCGCATTCAGCGCGAAAAATATCAAGCCAGCGGCCAGCCCTTCAAAATGGCGATGTCGTTCGGCCATGACCCGCTGACATTTCTCGCGGGCAGCATCGAAGTGCCCTACGGTATTCCCGAATACGAATTCATCGGCGGCATGCGCAATGAGCCCTTCGAAATGGTCGAAGGCCCATACTCAGGCTTGCCGATCCCCGCCAACGCAGAAATCGTTATCGAAGGCGACGTTCATTTCGACCACCCGACCACCGAAGGCCCCTTCGGTGAATGGACCGGTTATTATGCCAGCGCGGAGCGCGCCGAGCCCTGGGTCGAAGTGAAAGCGCTGTATCATCGCAACGATCCGATTATCTTGGGCTCCCCTCCAGGGCGCCCGCCGGCGGAGTTGGGCTGGTACCGCTCTTATATGCGCTCTGCTTTGATCTGGGATGAAATGGAAAAGGCCGGCGTGCCGGACGTCAAAGGCGTATGGCTCACGGTTTCCGGCGGCAGCCGCTTGATGATGATCGTGTCGATCAAACAACGCTATCCAGGCCATGCCAAGCAGGCCGCGGTGATCGCCTCGCAATGCCACGCCGGCGCTTACTTAGGCCGCTTCGTGGTGGTTGTCGACGACGATATCGATCCGTCCAACACCGATGATGTCATCTGGGCGATGTCCTCCCGCTGTGAACCCGAGGCCGACATCGACATCCTGCGCCGCTGCTGGAGCGGCCCGCTCGACCCGGTCATCCATCCGACCAAGAAGGGCTTCAACTCGCGCGCCATTATCGATGCGACCCGTCCCTACGAGTGGATGAAGGACTTCCCGCCGGTCGCCGAGTCGAGCCGCGAAGTGCTCGACGCCACGGCGAAGAAGTGGGGTGCGGAGTTGTTTGGCAACGGCAAGAAGTAG